TCATCGCGATCACCCGCTCCGGCACCACCACCGAGGTGCTGGAGCTGCTCGGCGCGCTGCGCGGCCGGGTGCCGACCACGGTCCTCGTCGGCGACCCCGACTCCCCCGCCGTCGAGCTGGCCGACGCGGCGGTCACCATGCCCTTCGCCGACGAGCGGTCGGTGGTGCAGACCCGCTTCGCCACCACCGCGCTGGCGCTGCTCCGCGCCCACCTCGGTGACGACATCGGCCGGCTCGCCGCCGACGCCGAGGTGGCCGTCCGGGCCCCGCTGCCGATCGACCCGGCCCGGATCGAGCAGGTCACCTTCCTCGGTCGCGGCTGGACCGTCGGGCTCGCCCAGGAGGCCGCGCTGAAGTGCCGCGAGGCGGCCACCTTCTGGGCCGAGGCGTACCCGGCCATGGACTACCGGCACGGTCCCATCTCGGTGGGCGCGCCGGGCCGGCTGGTCTGGGCGTTCGGCGGGATCCCGGACGGGCTGCCCGAGGACGTCGCGGCCACCGGCGCCACCTTCGTGCACAGCCGCACCCACGGCTGCCGCACCGTGCTGACCAGTTGGGCGGCGGGACGTACCCCGGTCGACCCGATGGCCGACCTGATCCTGGCCCAGCGCTTCGCCGTCGCGCTGGCCACCAGCCGGGGCCTCGACCCGGACGCGCCCCGCCACCTGACCCGCTCCGTGGTCCTCGCGTGACCGATCGGAGCGTCGTCGTCGCACTGGACGTGGGCGGCACCGGGATGAAGTGCGCCCTGGTCCGCCCGGACGGCAGCACCGTGCACACCGAGCGCCACCCCACCGACGCCGGGCGCGGACCGGACGCGGTGGTCGACACGATCCTCGAGGTGGCCGAGGGGCTGGCCGGCAAGGCCCGCGCCGCCGACCTGACCCCGGTGGCCTGCGGCATCGCCGTGCCGGGCGTGGTCGACGAGGCCCGCGGGGTGGCGGTCTGGTCGGCGAACGTGGGCTTCCGGGACGTACCGCTGCGGGAGCTGGCGGCGGCGCGGCTCGGCCTGCCGACGGCGCTCGGTCACGACGTGCGCGTCGGCGGCCTGGCCGAGGCCCGGCTCGGCGCCGGACGCGGCACCGGCCACGTGCTCTTCGTCGCGATCGGCACCGGCATCGCCGCCGCCCACGTGGTCGACGGGTCGGCCGCCACCGGGGCGCACGGCGCCGCCGGCGAGATCGGCCACATCCTGGTACGCCCCGACGGCCCGCGCTGCGGCTGCGGTCGCCCCGGCTGCCTGGAGGCGGTGGCGTCGGCCGCCGCGGTGGCCCGCCGCTACGCCGAGCTGACCGGCGACCCGGTGACGGCGGCCGAGGTGGCGGACCGGGCCGCAGCCGGCGAGCCCGCGGCGGCCCGGGTCTGGCAGGAGACCGTGGCGGCACTCGCCGACGGACTCGCCACCGGGCAGGCCCTCTTCGACGTGGAGACCGTGGTCATCGGCGGTGGACTCGCCCAGGCCGGTCCCCGCCTGCTGGACCCGCTGCGCGTCGCGCTGCACGAGCGGATGACCTTCCACCGGGAACCGCGCCTGGTCGGTGCGGCCCTCGGCGACGAGGCCGGCTGCCTCGGTGCGGCGCTGCTGGCCCTCGACGCCCTACCCTGAGCTGCCCCCACCCCCGACCACGAGGAGAGAGCTGATGACCCTGCGGGTGACCGGGAAGGTGGTGACCCCGACCGGCGTGATCCGGCAGGGTTGCGTGGAGGTCGCCGGTGATCGGATCCGGGCGGTCGCCGAATACCCGTCGGTGCGCGACGGGCACTGGATCGTCCCCGGCTTCGTGGACATGCACACCCACGGGGGCGGCGGGCACACC
The Micromonospora sp. R77 DNA segment above includes these coding regions:
- a CDS encoding SIS domain-containing protein, which translates into the protein MAYVHAEIASQPDCWREAAQLAPTVADRLPRPGERVAVVGCGTSWFMASAYAGLREHAGQGETDAFQASEFPTGRRYDRLIAITRSGTTTEVLELLGALRGRVPTTVLVGDPDSPAVELADAAVTMPFADERSVVQTRFATTALALLRAHLGDDIGRLAADAEVAVRAPLPIDPARIEQVTFLGRGWTVGLAQEAALKCREAATFWAEAYPAMDYRHGPISVGAPGRLVWAFGGIPDGLPEDVAATGATFVHSRTHGCRTVLTSWAAGRTPVDPMADLILAQRFAVALATSRGLDPDAPRHLTRSVVLA
- a CDS encoding ROK family protein, whose protein sequence is MTDRSVVVALDVGGTGMKCALVRPDGSTVHTERHPTDAGRGPDAVVDTILEVAEGLAGKARAADLTPVACGIAVPGVVDEARGVAVWSANVGFRDVPLRELAAARLGLPTALGHDVRVGGLAEARLGAGRGTGHVLFVAIGTGIAAAHVVDGSAATGAHGAAGEIGHILVRPDGPRCGCGRPGCLEAVASAAAVARRYAELTGDPVTAAEVADRAAAGEPAAARVWQETVAALADGLATGQALFDVETVVIGGGLAQAGPRLLDPLRVALHERMTFHREPRLVGAALGDEAGCLGAALLALDALP